Proteins co-encoded in one Sulfuricystis thermophila genomic window:
- a CDS encoding HU family DNA-binding protein, translating to MNKSELIEATAKAADISKAAADRALSAAINAVVKAVAKGETVTLVGFGTFKPAKRAARTGKNPKTGAPLKIPATTVPKFTAGASFKAAVAGKKAAKKK from the coding sequence ATGAACAAATCCGAACTGATCGAAGCCACCGCGAAAGCCGCCGACATTTCCAAGGCTGCAGCCGACCGTGCCCTGTCCGCCGCCATCAATGCCGTCGTCAAGGCGGTTGCCAAAGGCGAGACCGTCACCCTCGTCGGTTTCGGCACCTTCAAACCGGCCAAACGCGCTGCGCGTACTGGCAAGAACCCGAAGACGGGCGCTCCGTTGAAGATTCCCGCCACGACGGTGCCGAAGTTCACCGCGGGCGCCAGCTTCAAGGCCGCCGTTGCAGGCAAGAAGGCCGCAAAGAAGAAGTAA
- a CDS encoding hydrogenase maturation protease: protein MTAPILIFGWGNPSRGDDALGPMLVEHIEALRLPGIECLTDFQLHPEHALDLAGRERVLFVDASITATAPYAVERLTSAPAVAPDFTHALDPYGLLRVYEDFYGTPPPPCFLLQIRGESFALGAPCSAAALRHLAAALQWATKWLK, encoded by the coding sequence TTGACCGCGCCCATCCTGATCTTTGGTTGGGGCAATCCTTCGCGCGGCGACGATGCGCTGGGGCCCATGCTTGTCGAGCACATCGAAGCGCTGAGACTGCCAGGGATCGAGTGTCTCACCGACTTTCAACTGCATCCGGAGCACGCGCTCGATCTCGCCGGCCGGGAGCGCGTGTTGTTCGTCGATGCCAGCATCACGGCCACGGCGCCTTACGCCGTCGAGCGCCTGACCTCGGCCCCGGCCGTGGCACCTGACTTCACCCATGCCCTCGATCCGTATGGCCTGCTACGCGTTTATGAAGATTTTTACGGCACCCCGCCACCGCCCTGCTTTCTGCTGCAGATCCGCGGCGAGTCCTTCGCGCTGGGTGCCCCTTGTTCGGCGGCTGCGCTGCGTCACCTTGCCGCAGCGCTGCAATGGGCTACGAAATGGTTAAAATAA
- a CDS encoding NAD(P)H-dependent oxidoreductase subunit E, producing the protein MNRLDAIDRVLTRHHHDGTRLMQILRETQEALGWLAPETITRIAQGVGWPRAKVEATAAFYSFFHLRPRGQYCLLWSDNIIDRMAGSQDLMQRLCEALWLEPGRLSEDGLVFVHTTSDIGMGDQGPALLVNYRTVTRMTPERVDAMAALIRDRVPLAEWPAEWFRVEDNLRRTGPLLGEAFVPGAALSAAWARGPEAQLAEIAAAGLRGRGGAGFPTARKWQACRDAPLEAGQTRVVVCNADEGEPGTFKDRVLLNSYADLVFEGMTLAAFVVGARRGFLYLRGEYRYLLEALAAVLERRRAQGLLGRKILGRDGFDFDIEIHLGAGAYVCGEESALIESLEGKPGRPRLRPPFPVTKGYLGQPTIVNNVETFACAARIAEQGAAWFAAIGTPQSTGSKLLSISGDVAHPGVYEFPFGVTLAEALDAAGVRNCVQGVQVSGPSGTTLSGEELDRRLCFEDVPTAGALMVFDCTRDMFEVARNFAHFFAHESCGFCTPCRVGTQINARLMDKIAAGRGSQYDLQELPRLHRLLAGTAHCGLGHSACNPIFETLTKFRPAYERRLKSLDFEPAFDLDAELSQARQMTGRDDAGAHLAES; encoded by the coding sequence ATGAACCGCCTCGACGCAATCGACCGGGTGCTTACCCGTCACCATCACGACGGCACTCGTCTGATGCAGATCCTGCGCGAAACCCAGGAAGCGCTGGGCTGGCTCGCGCCTGAAACCATCACCCGGATCGCCCAGGGCGTCGGCTGGCCGCGCGCCAAGGTCGAGGCCACCGCGGCGTTCTACAGTTTTTTCCATCTACGGCCGCGCGGCCAATACTGCCTGCTCTGGTCGGACAACATCATCGACCGCATGGCGGGCAGCCAGGACTTGATGCAGCGGCTGTGCGAAGCGCTGTGGCTCGAACCGGGACGGCTGTCCGAAGACGGTCTGGTATTCGTGCATACGACCTCGGACATCGGCATGGGCGACCAGGGGCCGGCCCTGCTGGTCAATTACCGCACCGTGACGCGGATGACGCCCGAGCGGGTCGACGCGATGGCTGCACTGATCCGCGACCGTGTGCCACTCGCCGAGTGGCCGGCGGAATGGTTCCGGGTGGAGGACAATCTGCGCCGCACTGGCCCCTTGCTGGGTGAGGCGTTCGTGCCGGGCGCGGCGCTTTCGGCAGCATGGGCGCGCGGGCCCGAAGCGCAGCTCGCCGAAATCGCCGCAGCGGGTCTGCGCGGCCGCGGCGGCGCGGGCTTTCCCACCGCACGCAAGTGGCAGGCCTGCCGCGATGCGCCGCTCGAAGCCGGCCAGACACGCGTCGTGGTCTGCAATGCCGACGAAGGCGAGCCCGGCACGTTCAAGGATCGCGTGTTGCTGAATTCCTATGCCGATCTCGTCTTCGAAGGCATGACGCTCGCTGCGTTCGTCGTCGGCGCGCGGCGAGGATTCCTCTATCTGCGCGGCGAATACCGTTACCTGCTCGAAGCCCTCGCAGCCGTCCTCGAACGGCGGCGCGCGCAGGGACTGCTCGGCAGAAAGATTCTCGGCCGGGATGGCTTCGATTTCGACATCGAGATCCACCTCGGCGCCGGCGCCTACGTCTGCGGCGAGGAATCCGCGCTGATCGAGTCGCTCGAGGGCAAGCCGGGCCGGCCGCGCCTGCGGCCGCCGTTTCCGGTGACGAAGGGCTACCTCGGTCAGCCGACGATCGTCAACAACGTCGAAACCTTCGCCTGCGCCGCGCGCATCGCGGAACAGGGCGCGGCCTGGTTCGCCGCGATCGGCACGCCGCAATCGACGGGCAGCAAGCTGCTGTCGATCTCCGGCGACGTCGCGCATCCCGGCGTCTATGAGTTTCCGTTCGGCGTCACGCTGGCCGAGGCGCTCGATGCCGCCGGCGTGAGAAACTGTGTGCAGGGCGTGCAGGTCTCCGGTCCTTCGGGAACGACCTTGAGCGGCGAGGAGCTCGACCGTCGGCTGTGTTTCGAGGACGTGCCCACCGCCGGCGCGCTGATGGTTTTCGATTGCACGCGCGACATGTTCGAGGTGGCGAGGAATTTCGCGCATTTCTTCGCCCACGAATCCTGCGGCTTTTGCACCCCCTGCCGTGTCGGCACGCAGATCAATGCCCGGCTGATGGACAAGATCGCCGCCGGCCGCGGTTCGCAATACGACCTCCAGGAACTGCCGCGGCTCCATCGCTTGCTGGCGGGCACCGCCCACTGCGGCTTGGGTCATTCGGCCTGCAATCCGATCTTCGAGACGCTGACGAAATTCCGCCCGGCGTATGAACGGCGTCTCAAATCGCTCGATTTCGAACCGGCCTTCGATCTCGATGCGGAACTGTCCCAGGCGCGCCAGATGACCGGCCGCGACGATGCCGGCGCGCACCTTGCCGAAAGCTGA
- a CDS encoding 2Fe-2S iron-sulfur cluster-binding protein: MPKAETMANAERFFLDGVAVPFTPGQTLLQAAHAAGRYIPHLCWHPDYKPHGSCRLCTVSIGGRLVSACTTQAMNGMEVANRTPELDEQRRMLLQMLFVEGNHFCPSCEKSGQCLLQATAYELGMMGPHFDHFYPNRPVDASHPDVLLDFNRCILCSLCEQASARDGKFVFVMGGRGMRGRKVIINSASGRLADTDFALTDHAANVCPVGVILKKRVGFGVPYGQRKYDLAPVSLAHPEEEKR; the protein is encoded by the coding sequence TTGCCGAAAGCTGAAACGATGGCGAATGCAGAGCGCTTTTTCCTCGACGGCGTGGCGGTACCCTTCACCCCCGGACAGACCCTCCTGCAGGCGGCTCACGCCGCCGGGCGCTACATTCCCCATCTGTGCTGGCATCCGGACTACAAGCCGCATGGCTCGTGCCGGCTGTGCACGGTGAGCATCGGCGGCCGTCTCGTCTCGGCCTGCACCACGCAGGCCATGAACGGCATGGAGGTCGCCAACCGTACCCCCGAGCTCGATGAACAGCGCCGCATGCTATTGCAGATGCTGTTCGTCGAGGGCAACCATTTCTGCCCTTCCTGCGAGAAAAGCGGTCAATGCCTGCTGCAGGCCACCGCCTACGAGCTGGGCATGATGGGGCCGCATTTCGATCATTTCTATCCCAACCGGCCGGTCGACGCCTCGCATCCGGACGTGCTGCTCGACTTCAACCGCTGCATCCTCTGCTCGCTCTGCGAGCAGGCCTCGGCGCGCGACGGCAAATTCGTCTTCGTGATGGGCGGACGCGGCATGCGTGGCCGCAAGGTGATCATCAACAGCGCATCCGGGCGGCTCGCCGACACCGATTTCGCGCTCACCGACCACGCCGCGAACGTCTGCCCGGTCGGCGTGATCCTGAAAAAGCGCGTCGGCTTCGGCGTCCCGTATGGCCAGCGCAAATACGACCTCGCCCCGGTCTCGCTTGCGCACCCAGAGGAGGAAAAACGGTGA
- a CDS encoding NADP oxidoreductase translates to MNDTRKLRVATTSLAGCFGCHMSLLDIDERLFTLLELVEFDRTPLTDIKRCGPCDLGIIEGGVCNAENVHVLREFRKNCKILVAVGACAVNGGLPAQRNHLDLRDILEAVYETEGGLARGAHIPNDPELPLPLNQVHPIHEVVKVDYFLPGCPPSGDAIWKFLTDLIAGRTPTLGHGLLHYD, encoded by the coding sequence GTGAACGACACCCGCAAGCTGCGTGTCGCGACCACCTCGCTGGCCGGTTGTTTCGGCTGCCACATGTCGTTGCTCGACATCGACGAGCGGTTGTTCACGCTCCTCGAACTGGTCGAGTTCGACCGCACACCGCTCACCGACATCAAGCGCTGCGGCCCCTGCGATCTCGGCATCATCGAGGGCGGTGTGTGCAACGCGGAAAACGTCCATGTGCTGCGCGAATTCCGCAAGAACTGCAAGATCCTCGTCGCCGTCGGCGCCTGTGCGGTGAATGGCGGTCTGCCGGCGCAGCGCAACCATCTCGACCTGCGCGACATCCTCGAAGCGGTCTATGAAACCGAAGGTGGGCTCGCCCGCGGCGCACACATTCCGAACGATCCCGAACTGCCGCTGCCGCTCAACCAGGTGCACCCGATCCACGAAGTGGTGAAGGTCGATTACTTCCTGCCCGGCTGCCCCCCATCCGGTGATGCGATCTGGAAATTCCTCACCGACCTGATCGCCGGACGCACGCCGACATTGGGACACGGCTTGCTGCACTATGACTGA
- a CDS encoding endonuclease/exonuclease/phosphatase family protein, with protein MRILSWNIQWGRGLDGRVDLARIAEEARNFDAEVYCFQEVAVNHPGLAGMPPGQLDQVAVLRGLFLGYEAAFGADSDLPDGLGGRRLFGNLILSRRPMLQIFRHLLPWPAEAAVPSMQRIAVEAVIEAPEFPGGALRVITTHLEYYSASQRAAQCAALRAIADTGWRHAVSPRSAADTDAPFAVLPRGEGCVICGDFNAPVGAPEQAALTATHDAPALVNAWSVVHGAAPPAPTFGVHERRYVEAPACYDIFFVGANIAERVTGVEVDLGSTASDHQPVVLRLAD; from the coding sequence ATGCGCATCCTGAGCTGGAACATCCAATGGGGCCGCGGGCTCGATGGCCGCGTCGATCTGGCGCGCATCGCCGAGGAGGCGCGCAACTTCGATGCCGAGGTCTATTGCTTCCAGGAAGTGGCGGTGAATCACCCTGGCTTGGCCGGGATGCCGCCGGGTCAGCTCGACCAGGTCGCGGTGCTGCGCGGCCTGTTTCTTGGTTACGAGGCCGCCTTCGGCGCCGACAGCGATTTGCCGGACGGTCTGGGCGGCCGGCGGCTGTTTGGCAACCTGATCCTCTCGCGGCGGCCCATGCTGCAAATTTTCCGTCATCTCCTGCCCTGGCCGGCGGAAGCCGCAGTGCCCAGCATGCAGCGCATCGCCGTCGAAGCGGTGATCGAGGCGCCGGAATTCCCCGGCGGCGCATTGCGCGTGATCACCACGCATCTCGAGTATTACTCGGCGAGCCAGCGTGCAGCGCAATGTGCGGCGCTGCGAGCGATCGCCGATACCGGCTGGCGCCATGCCGTTTCGCCTCGTTCCGCGGCGGATACCGACGCGCCGTTCGCGGTGCTGCCGCGCGGCGAGGGCTGTGTGATCTGTGGCGATTTCAACGCGCCGGTCGGCGCGCCGGAGCAGGCAGCGCTCACCGCGACGCATGATGCGCCGGCACTCGTCAATGCCTGGAGCGTCGTGCACGGTGCCGCCCCGCCAGCGCCGACTTTCGGCGTCCATGAGCGGCGCTATGTCGAAGCCCCGGCCTGCTACGACATCTTCTTCGTCGGCGCAAACATCGCCGAGCGGGTGACGGGTGTCGAGGTCGATCTCGGCAGCACCGCGTCGGATCATCAGCCGGTGGTGTTGAGGTTGGCGGATTAG
- a CDS encoding Ni/Fe hydrogenase subunit alpha — protein MTDAPLKRIAIDPLSRVEGHGKVTLLLDEHERVCQARLHIVEFRGFEKFIEGRPYWEVPVMVERLCGICPVSHHLAAAKAMDMIVGSRIPPTAEKIRRLMHYGQILQSHALHFFYLASPDLLFGFDAERAKRNIVGLAASHPEIARKGVLIRKYGQEVIRLTAGKRIHGTGAIPGGVNKSLSQDERAALLKDIYTIIGWSREAVELVKRLFETHREHYRDFARFSAPAMSLVAPSGAMDLYEGGLRARLSNGATLFDHADYRRYWEFIGEDVKPWSYMKFPFFKALGDAERGWYRVGPLARVTLCDFIPTPLADHERREFLAFDDGRAAGATLGYHWARMIEMLHAAETIKELLHDEDICGKELLASGERQERGVGVIEAPRGTLIHHYRVDENDLVIRANLIVSTTHNNQAMNEAILAVAHQYLDGQQITEGLLNHVEVAIRAFDPCLSCATHALGRMPLEVEILGADGTARERLVRDPLGRCLHP, from the coding sequence ATGACTGACGCCCCACTCAAACGCATCGCCATCGATCCGCTCTCGCGCGTCGAAGGGCACGGCAAGGTGACGCTGCTGCTCGACGAGCACGAGCGCGTGTGTCAGGCACGGCTGCACATCGTCGAATTCCGCGGCTTCGAGAAATTCATCGAAGGGCGCCCGTATTGGGAAGTGCCAGTGATGGTCGAGCGCCTGTGCGGCATCTGCCCGGTCTCGCACCATCTGGCCGCCGCCAAGGCGATGGACATGATCGTCGGCAGCCGCATCCCGCCGACCGCCGAGAAGATCCGCCGCCTGATGCACTATGGCCAGATCCTGCAATCGCACGCGCTGCATTTCTTCTATCTCGCCTCGCCCGACCTGCTGTTCGGTTTCGATGCCGAGAGGGCGAAGCGCAACATCGTCGGCCTGGCGGCCAGCCATCCCGAGATCGCCCGCAAAGGCGTGCTGATCCGCAAATATGGCCAGGAAGTGATCCGCCTGACGGCCGGCAAACGCATCCACGGCACCGGCGCCATCCCCGGCGGCGTCAACAAATCGCTCAGCCAGGACGAACGCGCCGCGTTGCTCAAAGACATCTACACCATCATCGGCTGGTCGCGTGAGGCCGTCGAGCTCGTCAAGCGCCTGTTCGAAACCCATCGCGAGCACTACCGCGATTTCGCCCGTTTTTCCGCGCCGGCGATGAGCCTCGTCGCCCCTTCGGGGGCGATGGACCTCTATGAGGGCGGACTCCGTGCGCGTCTGAGCAATGGTGCGACACTGTTCGATCATGCCGACTACCGGCGCTATTGGGAGTTCATCGGCGAAGACGTGAAACCCTGGAGCTACATGAAATTCCCCTTCTTCAAGGCCCTGGGCGATGCCGAGCGCGGCTGGTACCGTGTCGGGCCGCTGGCGCGCGTCACGCTCTGCGACTTCATCCCGACGCCGCTGGCCGACCACGAACGCCGGGAATTCCTCGCCTTCGACGACGGTCGGGCCGCCGGCGCCACGCTGGGCTACCACTGGGCACGCATGATCGAAATGCTCCATGCCGCCGAGACCATCAAGGAACTGCTCCACGACGAGGACATCTGCGGCAAGGAATTGCTGGCCAGCGGCGAGCGGCAGGAGCGCGGCGTCGGCGTGATCGAAGCGCCGCGCGGCACGCTGATCCACCACTACCGCGTCGATGAAAACGATCTGGTGATCCGCGCCAACCTGATCGTCTCGACCACCCACAACAACCAGGCGATGAACGAGGCGATCCTTGCCGTCGCCCATCAGTATCTCGACGGCCAACAGATCACCGAAGGCCTGCTCAATCACGTCGAAGTCGCGATCCGCGCCTTCGATCCCTGTCTGTCCTGCGCGACCCATGCGCTGGGCCGGATGCCCCTCGAAGTGGAAATCCTCGGCGCTGACGGCACGGCACGTGAGCGGCTGGTGCGCGATCCGCTTGGCCGTTGTTTGCACCCTTGA